One Misgurnus anguillicaudatus chromosome 19, ASM2758022v2, whole genome shotgun sequence genomic region harbors:
- the evplb gene encoding envoplakin, whose amino-acid sequence MASRPMLNECDTPVSVGGATTGDNSITEDRRETSTAEDSRTADSLRMLKKKEQSPSKTSMSQADMLALITRLQQNADQVEKNILQAEKLLNEDKLNERKNYAFKNQRSAADNLGQAEGLLKDLFLDVDKAKRLKHPQANEIELDVSNLHDRWTKSCGIYRDLYGQLLELSLSPGVDFSQLMSEKQKSIVGERYGPNLSDVEKQIAAHNILHKEIEAYRTAIKSSDNPSALQKQYAGLQEASQKRSQYLSSLYDFMQRCNKETLFLTEQEKKIMRRDWSDRMIDSAEVRMEYERFKNNGLLSHEREVDKILQEAQTLVKNDHPGSAAIGSCAENINDEWQRFMNLCLCQDTHLENVEKYKKYQLDVETFNESLKRIKSTTEPSVLRNMSNTEILLQLEGEERAIARNDRRLNDLRESCSTLAPIHLRRNTTNKPVNVISLCDWNTEKDSVKRGDKFTLASDPREENWEVKTSTGRTKTMPGVCFLIPPPDPAAIDTVDSLSRDFSDLKKTRSTLQSQVKTSNGDVVRTVRTTSLSKAPVDLTSDATNGELDRINGDLLKLEKDLQNRMRRPLDRSDPVGDLSARIKDHEKFVVILRNLEAEKSSIQRDLQPLLSQKPLGPNASTQLQKLNVANNKIDDLTALCDLYNKKTTAAMFLEKQTKKVDNMITGFEDKLSVDAVIVDEPNNLNSHSKKLKDMIKDVDSRKEDIQQLNRELEVTEQACSSLQKSFQEYCPDIRHQESEVKRLRNRYATITSQLQLRTALLNEAANKDQEFEGAVHSLNAFLINMPNNKIRPGESVSQIHTKLKSQTRAVEDLKRKTDEVNRVVKLSDELQKIFNEYEVNANRYRSTLGKPNIDANGAEFITLAESVQKKERDVVNLYSEVSAEQNQLLNQVVLAKDLVNKNDEIVSQVVVKQQLQLQSNQRDIDEVDSLKRELSEEIARRAHAENDLKSFSKRMISLKSRRGVERVEEKETVHYYRDPKLELEIEALRRKINEEISRRSAFHSEIEIVNRKIVSREHEVVEIKPKLVQKVVTEIERDPKLDIEAARIREMILKLKEEIRVLESESVHIRTEVTVLEQKRPLMREKVVMKEVVRLEKDPEMLKAVLTFKNEISDENIRCKNLNDEIFQVRSQINNLERIIPTIQPKTVIKEVKKVEQDEELLRESRSLRVSLEELIQETTIMMKEFSSLQLQFSHVETIKQRVEMKEIVHETYRIDPETEMELRRLRNELNEISRSRTSIENEINLIMVDLKTLRSQKPKVELKEVTQEIVKEERSPEVVKEIRRLNEQLKILRSNYDTISTRITRLRKDRDEWKAERSKVETQVVTKELIKYENDPLLEKEAERFRRELREEIQLRKSVEEYVFELQSKYIVLERQKPEERVVVHEVVRLQTDPTQIMTHERLTKNLEELIKTRRQLDLDVQQQRSLVIELQKRLDVVDHQKKVLIETELRQIKARIYELETCPKPIEEKIVIEEILKVERDPSVDKLILDLRTEMENERNRVTLMEKDIRNLTIRIQTLTKEKSVEKIVHKEIIRVEKDQTVEAERERLREQVAQVVNARCLKEEEIKRINTKITRIQTTRTTFSQEESSLTLQRDRLNREKEDLLRELRRLESQQQEISITFQHQSKVLSERTQIVRQKSIKLESEIQRLEREILEEKERINQREITIMNLQKEAKTVQTSETNTRETNVSTKITILDPDTGKDMSPYDAFLEGLIDRNQYIHLQELECSWEEITTSGTDGETTILQDRKSGKQYSVKSALQSGRLTQYDVQRYKEGKMSISEFALLVAGETKSKSFPVSSKTTTTVQSLPPSSPSYNTSTTTRRTSYSSSSNLNTVVNTSTDEHFPISGILDTTTDSRVSVRSALTRKLIDADTALRLLEAQAATGGIVDLNKRDKLSVHKAAERGFIDTSQLHKLLSAQKAFTGFEDPVSKQRMSVGEAARRGFIPNESAVWFMQAQIVTGGLVDPNRAGRVSLQDAIDAKLVDATLAKQLKDESSFEKNVIDPIKKDKITYKEAMARCKKDPMTGLPMLAAASTDETDAPSYSNYKFSRR is encoded by the exons ATGGCCAGTCGTCCTATGTTAAATGAATGTGACACACCTGTTTCAGTGGGCGGAGCTACCACAGGTGACAACTCCATAACAGAGGACAGAAGAGAGACCTCGACAGCAGAAGACAGTCGGACCGCAGACAGTCTCAGGATGTTAAAGAAAAAGGAGCAGAGCCCTTCGAAGACCTCAAT GTCACAGGCTGACATGCTGGCTCTAATCACTCGCTTACAGCAAAACGCAGATCAGGTGGAGAAGAACATCCTGCAGGCCGAGAAACTGCTCAATGAG GACAAACTAAATGAGCGGAAAAACTATGCATTCAAAAATCAGCGTTCGGCCGCCGACAATCTGGGTCAAGCTGAGGGTTTATTGAAGGATCTCTTCCTGGATGTAGACAAAGCCAAGAGACTCAAGCACCCACAGGCCAATGAAATCGAGCTAGA TGTGAGTAATCTTCATGATCGCTGGACTAAATCCTGTGGGATATATAGAGATCTTTATGGGCAGCTTCTTGAGCTCTCTTTATCTCCTGGTGTGGACTTTAGCCAACTTATGTCTGAAAAACAG aAATCGATTGTGGGAGAGCGTTACGGTCCGAATCTCTCTGATGTAGAGAAACAGATCGCAGCCCATAATATTCTGCATAAGGAGATTGAGGCGTATCGCACGGCCATAAAGTCCAGTGAT AATCCGTCTGCCCTTCAAAAGCAGTATGCAGGTCTGCAG GAAGCGTCTCAGAAGCGCAGTCAGTATCTCTCATCGCTCtatgacttcatgcagcgctgtaATAAAGAGACGCTCTTTCTTACTGAACAAGAGAAGAAGATCATGAGGAGAGACTGGAGCGATCGGATGATTGACAGCGCTGAAGTGCGCATGGAGTATGAG AGATTTAAGAACAACGGACTGTTGAGCCATGAAAGGGAGGTGGACAAAATCCTTCAGGAGGCTCAGACTCTCGTTAAGAATGATCACCCCGGATCAGCTGCTATTGGG TCCTGCGCTGAAAACATCAATGATGAGTGGCAGCGTTTCATGAATCTGTGCTTGTGTCAGGATACACACCTGGAGAATgtagaaaaatacaaaaag TATCAACTGGATGTGGAGACGTTCAATGAGTCTCTGAAGAGAATCAAATCCACTACAGAACCATCAGTACTGAGAAACATGAGCAACACTGAGATATTACTGCAGCTGGag GGTGAAGAGAGAGCCATCGCCAGAAATGATCGGAGACTTAATGACCTGAGAGAGTCCTGTAGCACCCTGGCTCCTATACACCTCAGACGAAATACGACCAATAAACCTGTCAATGTTATTTCCCTGTGTGACTGGAATACAGAGAAG GACTCTGTGAAAAGAGGTGACAAGTTCACACTGGCCTCTGATCCCAGAGAGGAAAACTGGGAGGTGAAAACCAGCACTGGAAGGACCAAGACCATGCCAGGAGTCTGTTTTCTAATCCCTCCACCTGATCCGGCTGCCATCGACACGGTGGACAG TCTGAGCAGGGATTTCTCAGATCTCAAGAAGACGAGATCTACTCTGCAGTCTCAAGTGAAGACGTCAAATGGGGACGTTGTGAGGACTGTGAGAACAA CATCTCTATCAAAGGCTCCTGTAGATTTAACGTCTGATGCCACAAATGGTGAGCTGGATCGAATCAACGGAGATCTGTTGAAGCTCGAGAAAGACTTACAGAACCGAATGAGACGTCCTTTGGACCGGTCTGACCCTGTTGGAGATCTCTCTGCCAGAATCAAGGATCATGAG AAGTTTGTTGTGATTCTGAGAAACCTGGAGGCAGAGAAATCCTCCATTCAGAGAGACTTGCAGCCCCTGCTATCCCAGAAGCCCCTGGGACCCAACGCTTCTACACAGCTTCAAAAACTCAACGTAGCCAACAACAAGATCGATGACCTCACAGCCCTCTGTGATCTCTACAATAAGAA GACAACAGCAGCCATGTTTCTGGAGAAACAGACCAAGAAGGTGGACAACATGATCACAGGGTTTGAGGACAAACTCTCTGTTGATGCTGTAATTGTCGATGAGCCCAATAACCTCAACAGTCACTCCAAAAAACTCAAG GACATGATTAAAGATGTCGACTCCAGAAAAGAGGATATTCAACAGCTGAACCGTGAGTTAGAAGTGACGGAGCAAGCCTGCAGTTCTCTACAGAAGAGCTTCCAGGAATACTGCCCTGATATCCGCCATCAGGAGTCAGAGGTCAAACGCCTGAGGAATCGATACGCCACCATCACCAGTCAACTACAGCTGAG GACGGCTCTGTTGAATGAAGCAGCCAATAAGGATCAGGAGTTTGAGGGTGCTGTTCACTCGCTCAACGCTTTCCTGATCAATATGCCCAACAACAAGATTCGGCCTGGCGAAAGCGTCTCACAGATTCACACCAAGCTAAAATCTCAGACG AGAGCAGTTGAAGACCTCAAGAGAAAGACGGATGAAGTGAACCGGGTTGTAAAACTTTCTGACGAACTGCAGAAGATTTTTAAT GAATATGAGGTAAATGCCAACAGATACCGCAGCACACTGGGAAAACCCAACATAGATGCAAATGGAGCTGAATTCATCACCCTGGCTGAATCTGTGCAGAAGAAG GAAAGAGATGTTGTAAACCTTTATTCTGAAGTGTCTGCAGAGCAAAATCAACTTTTGAATCAAGTGGTCTTGGCCAAAGATCTCGTCAATAag AATGATGAAATTGTGAGCCAGGTGGTGGTGAAACAGCAACTACAGCTGCAGAGTAACCAAAGAGACATAGATGAAGTTGACAGCCTGAAGCGAGAACTTTCTGAAGAGATTGCTCGCCGTGCTCATGCTGAGAATGATCTCAAATCCTTCAGCAAACGGATGATTTCCCTCAAAAGTCGGAGAGGTGTAGAGCGAGTTGAGGAAAAGGAAACTGTGCATTACTACCGTGATCCGAAGCTGGAGCTTGAAATTGAAGCACTTAGAAGGAAGATCAATGAAGAGATCAGTAGGCGCTCTGCATTTCACTCAGAAATTGAGATTGTGAACAGGAAAATTGTCAGCCGTGAACATGAGGTGGTTGAAATAAAGCCCAAGCTAGTGCAGAAGGTTGTTACAGAGATTGAGCGTGACCCCAAACTGGACATAGAAGCAGCTAGGATCAGAGAGATGATACTCAAATTAAAGGAGGAAATTCGTGTGCTGGAGAGTGAATCTGTGCACATTAGAACTGAGGTCACAGTCCTGGAGCAAAAGAGACCTTTGATGAGAGAAAAGGTGGTAATGAAGGAAGTCGTGAGGCTGGAAAAAGACCCGGAAATGCTGAAGGCTGTATTAACCTTTAAGAATGAGATTTCAGATGAGAATATAAGGTGCAAGAACCTGAATGATGAAATTTTCCAGGTTAGGAGTCAGATCAATAATTTGGAAAGGATTATTCCTACCATTCAGCCAAAAACTGTCATCAAGGAGGTGAAGAAAGTTGAGCAGGATGAAGAGCTCCTAAGAGAGTCCAGGAGTCTCCGTGTGAGCTTGGAAGAACTCATTCAAGAGACCACTATTATGATGAAAGAATTCTCCAGCCTTCAGCTCCAATTCAGCCACGTGGAGACGATAAAGCAAAGAGTAGAGATGAAGGAGATTGTCCATGAGACCTACAGAATTGATCCTGAGACAGAGATGGAACTAAGACGTCTAAGAAATGAGCTTAATGAAATAAGCAGAAGCCGTACTAGCATAGAGAATGAGATCAACTTGATTATGGTGGATCTCAAGACTCTGCGCTCTCAAAAGCCCAAGGTTGAGCTGAAGGAGGTTACTCAAGAGATTGTCAAAGAAGAGAGGAGCCCTGAGGTTGTCAAGGAAATTAGAAGGCTGAATGAACAACTTAAAATTTTGCGATCCAACTATGACACAATTTCGACTCGGATCACTCGTCTGCGCAAGGATAGGGATGAATGGAAGGCTGAAAGGTCAAAAGTAGAGACACAAGTTGTGACCAAAGAACTGATAAAGTATGAAAATGATCCACTTCTGGAGAAAGAAGCTGAACGGTTTAGAAGGGAATTGCGGGAAGAAATTCAGCTGCGTAAATCGGTGGAGGAATATGTGTTTGAGCTACAAAGCAAGTACATCGTGCTGGAAAGACAGAAACCAGAGGAAAGGGTTGTGGTCCACGAAGTAGTGCGCCTCCAGACAGATCCAACCCAGATTATGACTCATGAGAGATTAACCAAGAATTTGGAAGAGCTGATCAAGACTCGTAGGCAGCTGGATCTGGATGTGCAGCAACAGAGATCCCTGGTCATTGAACTGCAGAAAAGGCTTGATGTTGTTGATCACCAGAAAAAGGTCCTAATAGAGACGGAGTTAAGACAAATCAAAGCTAGAATCTATGAGCTGGAGACTTGTCCAAAGCCTATAGAGGAAAAGATTGTTATTGAGGAGATTCTGAAAGTTGAGAGAGACCCCAGCGTAGACAAACTTATCCTTGATCTCCGCACTGAGATGGAAAATGAACGCAACAGAGTTACCCTCATGGAGAAAGATATTCGAAACCTTACAATAAGGATACAGACCCTGACCAAAGAGAAATCTGTGGAGAAAATTGTCCACAAAGAAATCATCAGAGTGGAGAAGGACCAAACGGTAGAAGCAGAAAGAGAACGTCTCCGAGAACAAGTTGCCCAGGTGGTTAATGCCAGATGCCttaaagaagaagaaataaagcGAATCAACACCAAAATAACTAGAATTCAGACAACCAGAACAACTTTTTCTCAGGAAGAGTCCAGCTTAACTCTACAAAGGGATAGACTTAATAGAGAGAAGGAGGATCTTCTTCGGGAGTTAAGAAGACTGGAGTCTCAACAGCAGGAAATCTCCATTACTTTCCAGCACCAATCTAAAGTCTTGAGTGAGAGAACCCAAATCGTCAGGCAAAAAAGCATAAAGTTGGAGTCAGAGATCCAACGGCTGGAAAGAGAAATCCTGGAGGAGAAAGAAAGAATCAACCAACGGGAAATCACCATCATGAATTTGCAGAAAGAAGCAAAGACGGTGCAGACTTCAGAAACAAACACCCGAGAAACCAATGTCTCCACCAAAATTACCATTCTCGACCCAGACACTGGAAAAGACATGTCACCCTACGATGCTTTTCTCGAGGGTCTGATCGATCGCAATCAGTACATTCACCTTCAAGAGCTCGAATGCAGTTGGGAGGAAATCACAACGTCTGGTACTGACGGCGAGACCACTATTCTGCAGGATCGTAAAAGCGGAAAGCAGTACTCTGTTAAGTCAGCCCTGCAGAGTGGGCGATTGACCCAGTATGACGTTCAGCGCTACAAAGAGGGTAAAATGTCCATTTCAGAGTTTGCTCTTCTGGTTGCAGGGGAGACAAAGTCAAAGTCTTTCCCTGTTTCGAGTAAAACGACAACAACTGTACAGTCTCTTCCTCCGTCAAGCCCTAGCTACAACACCAGCACTACAACACGTCGCACGTCCTATTCCAGCAGCAGCAACTTGAACACAGTGGTGAACACCAGCACCGATGAACACTTTCCGATTTCTGGAATTCTAGACACCACCACAGACAGCCGCGTATCTGTAAGAAGCGCCTTGACGCGCAAATTGATCGACGCAGATACGGCATTGAGGCTTCTGGAAGCTCAGGCAGCCACGGGGGGCATTGTGGACCTGAACAAGAGGGACAAGCTCTCTGTTCACAAGGCAGCAGAGCGTGGATTTATTGACACGAGCCAACTTCACAAGCTTCTCAGTGCTCAAAAAGCCTTTACTGGTTTTGAAGATCCCGTGTCAAAGCAGCGAATGTCAGTTGGAGAGGCGGCCCGCAGGGGTTTTATACCCAATGAAAGTGCCGTGTGGTTCATGCAGGCGCAGATAGTGACCGGTGGCCTTGTAGACCCTAACAGAGCAGGTCGGGTCAGCCTGCAGGATGCGATTGATGCAAAATTGGTTGATGCTACATTGGCCAAGCAACTTAAGGATGAATCCAGCTTTGAAAAGAATGTGATCGATCCCATCAAGAAGGACAAGATCACCTACAAGGAGGCTATGGCTCGATGCAAGAAGGATCCAATGACAGGGCTCCCTATGCTCGCAGCTGCCTCTACTGATGAAACGGATGCTCCTTCTTACTCCAACTACAAATTCTCCAGAAGATAA